One Setaria viridis chromosome 5, Setaria_viridis_v4.0, whole genome shotgun sequence genomic region harbors:
- the LOC117857442 gene encoding uncharacterized protein isoform X2 produces MGTRVPILRRVSSALSTALLEWILMLLLFIDAVYSFLVTRFARFCRLPAPCPFCSRLDHVLGNEKPCFYRELICKTHKSEISSLAFCHLHQKLASAQSLCEGCCEKTSDDEIADEPVMDVNELDSNQRNDVVRNSNPTRICSCCGQHFKQRSVPLAYRKIAELEHTEAVGSPKIYTDYSVAGQVHESLEPRDIYHQSDYTSHERDSLLQMTSDSEVEVPCAHDVKSSHSCEASAVEEDLQEDAACEQPVLPSPEAIKESERKVEAELNVTDTHDTSSTCPGTDGHPDSRTDGDRMEEKESLLTKWASQHVPILVKEDSCLKDADISQLPAAASDELPQTRGETEPSQSTNEGNTDPFRSQFTILEEHYAVSGERNINDNLELVHGPENTGRSSGEFPQRSVSATDLDITELAPQNTQHVASEDAHVKDDRGDICVSQAGADFETTGEVEGCIKKIEPIGDMGTHKLVVQDPSDKDEPHIPAAAVKSGGEVSQDHGTIEGYPKTSEAIVERRPSLNTQISMNEAYRLAIGSKSSLPSPTLTDVILGKDSTSSINEELRLLLSQLSASRGLEAPWVDPGPSPRAYGRGDELVVQNITKRISLERDASGLESLDGSIVSEMEGESAIDRLRRQVDLDRKSIHLLCRELEEERNASAIAASQALAMITKLQDEKAAMQMEASHYQRMMEEQAEYDSDALAKANELLAEREQQIEELEAELENYRRQYGGEPIEEQAKTPFKQENAVIAFLEEGGLEVPMINTPRGTNSLVSFEEERAYIASSLKKLEQKLQSYSNSSTSDDLSTSDAIEDDLSNEASVAEDSWLNRQDSSRETEHTSSGKGDSSSVLNGEVDLTTVQKEIASLNRRLKTLEGDRNFLEHSINSLRNGTEGLVFIQEIACNLRELRAIATDKKDSLLQHVQ; encoded by the exons ATGGGTACAAGGGTGCCAATCTTACGCCGAGTATCGAGCGCACTGTCCACAGCATTGCTGGAGTGGATcttgatgctgctgctgttcaTTGATGCAGTTTACAGCTTCTTGGTCACTAGATTCGCCCGTTTCTGCAGACTACCGGCACCATGCCCTTTCTGCTCCAGGCTTGATCACGTCCTGGGCAATGAGAAACCATGCTTCTATAGGGAATTGATCTGCAAAACTCACAAGTCAGAGATTTCATCCTTGGCCTTCTGCCACCTCCACCAGAAGCTTGCAAGCGCCCAAAGTCTGTGCGAAGGGTGCTGTGAGAAAACAAGCGATGATGAGATAGCAGATGAGCCTGTGATGGATGTCAATGAACTCGATAGTAATCAAAGGAATGATGTTGTGAGGAATTCCAATCCTACAAGAATTTGCTCATGCTGTGGACAACATTTTAAACAACGGAGCGTACCCTTGGCCTATAGAAAGATTGCAGAACTAGAACATACTGAAGCTGTTGGCTCACCAAAGATTTACACGGATTATTCTGTAGCTGGTCAAGTGCATGAGTCTTTGGAACCTAGAGATATTTATCACCAGAGTGATTATACATCTCATGAGAGAGACAGTCTTCTACAGATGACATCCGACTCCGAGGTTGAGGTTCCTTGTGCCCATGATGTGAAAAGTTCACACTCTTGTGAAGCCAGTGCAGTGGAGGAAGACTTGCAAGAAGATGCAGCTTGTGAACAGCCCGTTCTTCCTTCCCCTGAGGCGATCAAGGAATCTGAAAGAAAGGTTGAGGCGGAGCTTAATGTTACAGACACCCACGATACATCCTCGACGTGTCCTGGTACAGATGGCCATCCTGATAGCAGAACTGATGGGGATCGGatggaagagaaggaaagcttaTTGACGAAATGGGCATCCCAGCATGTTCCCATACTTGTTAAAGAAGATTCATGTTTAAAAG ATGCCGATATCTCACAACTTCCAGCTGCAGCAAGTGATGAGCTACCTCAGACTCGTGGTGAAACTGAACCATCTCAGAGCACAAATGAAGGCAACACTGACCCATTCAGATCTCAGTTCACAATACTAGAAGAGCACTATGCTGTTTCAGGAGAAAGAAATATAAACG ATAATCTGGAACTAGTTCATGGGCCAGAAAATACTGGCAGATCAAGTGGTGAGTTTCCCCAGAGAAGTGTGTCAGCGACTGATCTAGATATAACTGAATTGGCACCACAGAACACTCAACATGTTGCTTCAGAAGACGCACATGTTAAAG ATGATCGCGGGGATATCTGTGTTTCACAAGCTGGTGCTGATTTCGAAACAACTGGTGAAGTTGAAGGTTGTATTAAGAAAATTGAACCCATAGGTGACATGGGGACACATAAACTGGTAGTCCAAGATCCTTCTGATAAAG ATGAACCTCACATTCCAGCAGCCGCTGTTAAATCAGGTGGTGAAGtttctcaagatcatggtaccaTTGAGGGATACCCCAAAACAAGTGAAGCCATTGTTGAAAGAAGGCCATCTCTAAATACTCAGATTAGCATGAACGAAGCCTACAGGCTTGCCATTGGCAGCAAGAGTAGCTTGCCATCCCCTACCTTGACGGATGTGATCCTCGGGAAGGACTCTACTTCTAGCATAAACGAAGAATTAAGGTTACTGTTATCACAGCTCTCAGCTTCCAGGGGGCTCGAGGCACCATGGGTCGATCCAGGCCCTAGCCCCCGTGCATATGGACGTGGTGATGAGCTGGTAGTGCAGAACATTACCAAAAGAATTTCACTGGAGAGAGATGCATCCGGTTTGGAATCTCTAGACGGAAGCATTGTTAGCGAGATGGAAGGTGAAAGCGCCATTGACCGGTTGAGACGACAGGTTGATCTTGATCGAAAATCGATACACCTGCTCTGCAGGGAACTTGAAGAAGAGAGGAATGCCTCGGCCATTGCTGCGAGTCAGGCATTGGCTATGATCACCAAGTTGCAGGATGAGAAGGCTGCAATGCAGATGGAAGCTTCACATTACCAACGGATGATGGAAGAACAAGCAGAATATGACAGCGATGCACTTGCAAAAGCTAACGAGTTGCTCGCTGAGAGAGAGCAGCAAATAGAGGAACTGGAAGCTGAGCTTGAAAACTATAGGAGACAGTATGGAGGTGAACCAATAGAGGAACAAGCCAAAACCCCCTTTAAACAAGAAAATGCTGTTATAGCTTTCCTCGAAGAAGGCGGTCTTGAAGTTCCTATGATTAACACACCAAGGGGCACAAATTCTTTGGTGAGTTTTGAAGAGGAGAGAGCGTATATAGCCTCTAGTTTGAAAAAGTTGGAGCAGAAGCTTCAATCCTACTCCAACAGCAGCACTTCTGACGATTTATCCACTTCAGATGCTATAGAGGATGATCTCTCGAACGAAGCATCTGTTGCCGAAGACAGCTGGTTAAATCGTCAGGATAGCTCAAGGGAGACAGAGCATACTTCCTCGGGTAAGGGAGACAGCTCATCGGTATTGAATGGGGAGGTTGATCTAACCACGGTTCAGAAAGAGATTGCAAGCTTGAACAGAAGACTGAAGACGCTTGAAGGAGACCGGAATTTTCTTGAACATAGCATAAACTCCCTCAGAAATGGCACCGAAGGTTTGGTGTTTATACAGGAGATTGCTTGCAACCTGAGAGAACTGCGGGCAATTGCTACTGACAAGAAAGATAGCCTGCTGCAACATGTGCAATAG
- the LOC117857442 gene encoding uncharacterized protein isoform X1, with the protein MGTRVPILRRVSSALSTALLEWILMLLLFIDAVYSFLVTRFARFCRLPAPCPFCSRLDHVLGNEKPCFYRELICKTHKSEISSLAFCHLHQKLASAQSLCEGCCEKTSDDEIADEPVMDVNELDSNQRNDVVRNSNPTRICSCCGQHFKQRSVPLAYRKIAELEHTEAVGSPKIYTDYSVAGQVHESLEPRDIYHQSDYTSHERDSLLQMTSDSEVEVPCAHDVKSSHSCEASAVEEDLQEDAACEQPVLPSPEAIKESERKVEAELNVTDTHDTSSTCPGTDGHPDSRTDGDRMEEKESLLTKWASQHVPILVKEDSCLKDADISQLPAAASDELPQTRGETEPSQSTNEGNTDPFRSQFTILEEHYAVSGERNINDNLELVHGPENTGRSSGEFPQRSVSATDLDITELAPQNTQHVASEDAHVKDDRGDICVSQAGADFETTGEVEGCIKKIEPIGDMGTHKLVVQDPSDKDCADEPHIPAAAVKSGGEVSQDHGTIEGYPKTSEAIVERRPSLNTQISMNEAYRLAIGSKSSLPSPTLTDVILGKDSTSSINEELRLLLSQLSASRGLEAPWVDPGPSPRAYGRGDELVVQNITKRISLERDASGLESLDGSIVSEMEGESAIDRLRRQVDLDRKSIHLLCRELEEERNASAIAASQALAMITKLQDEKAAMQMEASHYQRMMEEQAEYDSDALAKANELLAEREQQIEELEAELENYRRQYGGEPIEEQAKTPFKQENAVIAFLEEGGLEVPMINTPRGTNSLVSFEEERAYIASSLKKLEQKLQSYSNSSTSDDLSTSDAIEDDLSNEASVAEDSWLNRQDSSRETEHTSSGKGDSSSVLNGEVDLTTVQKEIASLNRRLKTLEGDRNFLEHSINSLRNGTEGLVFIQEIACNLRELRAIATDKKDSLLQHVQ; encoded by the exons ATGGGTACAAGGGTGCCAATCTTACGCCGAGTATCGAGCGCACTGTCCACAGCATTGCTGGAGTGGATcttgatgctgctgctgttcaTTGATGCAGTTTACAGCTTCTTGGTCACTAGATTCGCCCGTTTCTGCAGACTACCGGCACCATGCCCTTTCTGCTCCAGGCTTGATCACGTCCTGGGCAATGAGAAACCATGCTTCTATAGGGAATTGATCTGCAAAACTCACAAGTCAGAGATTTCATCCTTGGCCTTCTGCCACCTCCACCAGAAGCTTGCAAGCGCCCAAAGTCTGTGCGAAGGGTGCTGTGAGAAAACAAGCGATGATGAGATAGCAGATGAGCCTGTGATGGATGTCAATGAACTCGATAGTAATCAAAGGAATGATGTTGTGAGGAATTCCAATCCTACAAGAATTTGCTCATGCTGTGGACAACATTTTAAACAACGGAGCGTACCCTTGGCCTATAGAAAGATTGCAGAACTAGAACATACTGAAGCTGTTGGCTCACCAAAGATTTACACGGATTATTCTGTAGCTGGTCAAGTGCATGAGTCTTTGGAACCTAGAGATATTTATCACCAGAGTGATTATACATCTCATGAGAGAGACAGTCTTCTACAGATGACATCCGACTCCGAGGTTGAGGTTCCTTGTGCCCATGATGTGAAAAGTTCACACTCTTGTGAAGCCAGTGCAGTGGAGGAAGACTTGCAAGAAGATGCAGCTTGTGAACAGCCCGTTCTTCCTTCCCCTGAGGCGATCAAGGAATCTGAAAGAAAGGTTGAGGCGGAGCTTAATGTTACAGACACCCACGATACATCCTCGACGTGTCCTGGTACAGATGGCCATCCTGATAGCAGAACTGATGGGGATCGGatggaagagaaggaaagcttaTTGACGAAATGGGCATCCCAGCATGTTCCCATACTTGTTAAAGAAGATTCATGTTTAAAAG ATGCCGATATCTCACAACTTCCAGCTGCAGCAAGTGATGAGCTACCTCAGACTCGTGGTGAAACTGAACCATCTCAGAGCACAAATGAAGGCAACACTGACCCATTCAGATCTCAGTTCACAATACTAGAAGAGCACTATGCTGTTTCAGGAGAAAGAAATATAAACG ATAATCTGGAACTAGTTCATGGGCCAGAAAATACTGGCAGATCAAGTGGTGAGTTTCCCCAGAGAAGTGTGTCAGCGACTGATCTAGATATAACTGAATTGGCACCACAGAACACTCAACATGTTGCTTCAGAAGACGCACATGTTAAAG ATGATCGCGGGGATATCTGTGTTTCACAAGCTGGTGCTGATTTCGAAACAACTGGTGAAGTTGAAGGTTGTATTAAGAAAATTGAACCCATAGGTGACATGGGGACACATAAACTGGTAGTCCAAGATCCTTCTGATAAAG ATTGTGCAGATGAACCTCACATTCCAGCAGCCGCTGTTAAATCAGGTGGTGAAGtttctcaagatcatggtaccaTTGAGGGATACCCCAAAACAAGTGAAGCCATTGTTGAAAGAAGGCCATCTCTAAATACTCAGATTAGCATGAACGAAGCCTACAGGCTTGCCATTGGCAGCAAGAGTAGCTTGCCATCCCCTACCTTGACGGATGTGATCCTCGGGAAGGACTCTACTTCTAGCATAAACGAAGAATTAAGGTTACTGTTATCACAGCTCTCAGCTTCCAGGGGGCTCGAGGCACCATGGGTCGATCCAGGCCCTAGCCCCCGTGCATATGGACGTGGTGATGAGCTGGTAGTGCAGAACATTACCAAAAGAATTTCACTGGAGAGAGATGCATCCGGTTTGGAATCTCTAGACGGAAGCATTGTTAGCGAGATGGAAGGTGAAAGCGCCATTGACCGGTTGAGACGACAGGTTGATCTTGATCGAAAATCGATACACCTGCTCTGCAGGGAACTTGAAGAAGAGAGGAATGCCTCGGCCATTGCTGCGAGTCAGGCATTGGCTATGATCACCAAGTTGCAGGATGAGAAGGCTGCAATGCAGATGGAAGCTTCACATTACCAACGGATGATGGAAGAACAAGCAGAATATGACAGCGATGCACTTGCAAAAGCTAACGAGTTGCTCGCTGAGAGAGAGCAGCAAATAGAGGAACTGGAAGCTGAGCTTGAAAACTATAGGAGACAGTATGGAGGTGAACCAATAGAGGAACAAGCCAAAACCCCCTTTAAACAAGAAAATGCTGTTATAGCTTTCCTCGAAGAAGGCGGTCTTGAAGTTCCTATGATTAACACACCAAGGGGCACAAATTCTTTGGTGAGTTTTGAAGAGGAGAGAGCGTATATAGCCTCTAGTTTGAAAAAGTTGGAGCAGAAGCTTCAATCCTACTCCAACAGCAGCACTTCTGACGATTTATCCACTTCAGATGCTATAGAGGATGATCTCTCGAACGAAGCATCTGTTGCCGAAGACAGCTGGTTAAATCGTCAGGATAGCTCAAGGGAGACAGAGCATACTTCCTCGGGTAAGGGAGACAGCTCATCGGTATTGAATGGGGAGGTTGATCTAACCACGGTTCAGAAAGAGATTGCAAGCTTGAACAGAAGACTGAAGACGCTTGAAGGAGACCGGAATTTTCTTGAACATAGCATAAACTCCCTCAGAAATGGCACCGAAGGTTTGGTGTTTATACAGGAGATTGCTTGCAACCTGAGAGAACTGCGGGCAATTGCTACTGACAAGAAAGATAGCCTGCTGCAACATGTGCAATAG
- the LOC117859103 gene encoding calmodulin calcium-dependent NAD kinase — MNPDALLVRLIEELDKCILGYFSFHWKFATHIITQVLTHEQPRRKLRRMVMEATRKMRFERVTRELKVTRLFSTLVEELRAIGISCHHHENRPGTDVMVPAAHSDRSPVLLLMGGGMGAGKSTVLKQIMKEVFWTDARANAVLVEADAFKESDVIYQAISSRGHHNDMLQTAELVHQSSTDAAASLLVTALNEGRDVIMDGTMSWEPFVMQTIAMARSVHRQRYRMGVGYKVAADGTTTEKYWEPVEEDDDADGERRRQQGAPRARKPYRIEIVGIICDAYLAVARGIRRAIISGRAVRVNSQLKSHKRFAGAFRKYCDLVDNARLYSTNTIAGAKLIGWKDKDSRLLVDVDEIGLLDRVSRINEEANCVHELYPDGHPTGGAGSVWEDLVASPVRASIQRELKEAILDSEACFPSP; from the exons ATGAACCCGGACGCCCTGCTCGTGCGCCTCATCGAGGAGCTCGACAAGTGCATTctcggctacttctccttccATTGGAAATTTGCAACCCACATAATCACGCAG GTTCTGACCCACGAGCAGCCTAGAAGAAAACTCAGAAGAATGGTAATGGAGGCTACCAG GAAGATGAGGTTCGAGAGGGTGACGCGGGAGCTGAAGGTGACGAGGCTGTTCAGCACGCTGGTGGAGGAGCTGAGGGCCATCGGGATAAGCTGCCACCACCACGAGAACCGGCCGGGCACGGACGTGATGGTCCCCGCCGCGCACAGCGACCGCAGCCCGGTGCTGCTCCTGATGGGCGGCGGCATGGGGGCCGGCAAGAGCACCGTGCTCAAGCAGATCATGAAGGA GGTGTTCTGGACTGACGCGAGGGCGAACGCCGTGCTCGTGGAGGCCGACGCGTTCAAGGAGTCGGACGTGATCTACCAAGCCATCAGCTCGCGAGGTCATCACAACGACATGCTGCAAACCGCCGAGCTG GTGCACCAGTCGTCGAcggacgcggcggcgtcgctgctGGTGACGGCGCTGAACGAGGGGCGGGACGTGATCATGGACGGCACCATGTCGTGGGAGCCCTTCGTGATGCAGACCATCGCCATGGCGCGGTCCGTGCACCGGCAGCGGTACCGCATGGGCGTCGGCTACAAGGTCGCCGCCGACGGGACGACGACCGAGAAGTACTGGGAGCCCGtcgaggaggatgacgacgccgacggagagcggcggcggcagcagggagCGCCCCGGGCGAGGAAGCCGTACCGCATCGAGATCGTCGGCATCATCTGCGACGCCTACCTCGCCGTCGCCAGGGGCATCAGGCGAGCTATCATCTCCGGGAGAGCCGTGCGGGTGAACTCGCAGCTCAAGTCCCACAAGCGCTTCGCCGGCGCGTTCCGCAAGTACTGCGACCTCGTCGACAACGCCAGGCTCTACAGCACCAACACCATCGCCGGCGCCAAG CTGATCGGTTGGAAGGACAAGGACAGCCGGCTGTTGGTGGACGTGGACGAGATCGGGCTGCTGGACCGGGTGAGCCGGATCAACGAGGAGGCCAACTGCGTGCACGAGCTGTACCCGGACGGGCACccgacgggcggcgcggggtCGGTGTGGGAGGACCTGGTGGCGTCGCCGGTCAGGGCCTCCATACAGCGGGAGCTCAAGGAGGCCATCCTCGACAGCGAGGCCTGCTTCCCGTCCCCGTAG
- the LOC117856760 gene encoding uncharacterized protein: MSPLSELVWSPDEGLSIKIAASSLSTRKASLRWNADTLSIVISSPQQSGAGGAKSSDNIYDNLEVSEKMPSQLRTRSDSSVRVTANPNRIATLDALRSTSMRSHEQDSRINVMNEGKEGSENCCMDKPEDMKVGSCPTRRCEDASHSSPSRKEVMASVSENQVYCATTVHNERSWATNAWRARLIKAVCQKDSMLPKNTENALPPSSLGISCDAGEFSGKLVGFVGNRNVQTLGNDSDLISNVPAIHSHGKHQDPVLQESHKDEPVVARGESASAVNAVEKCESAPGVDARKLEKGKEKVIYNDSNFVSNTKESDDSNESIESCTSTKAPKRKHSQCSEAKLPFGNKRFRRGDNESSCSGLLEKCGSSFFNWMSSLTNGLPMLDEATAAVPLDQKFSASTGEGSAAPPLPLQNNSGIPMHSVGFNSLFQSLYTRNVMITSRNNCHQLGTGHVSNRLALELNNSNSVLDKQIGMGRETINVTAETLAAERLQMVSGGSKGNFHNQIDIFPTRLERNMKLPNSSQFCSKSLEEKQNECTVGCSNDATRNKGGFGESLWVSRLLPKTSLEVMEATPCNADSAVNPNAVGDKLYCPSLQNFNAEKELNGAQNLTSRGSSDGATSSKYPAMPPEEPKQSETMASVFAKRLDALRHAKTSAVRLAIACDRGMPKLNNHKTNSFVVSYNSCDELEAGQETHKSSSGNGRIVLWAHDKGKEQSNEELRGNMSEHKHQDHGGSTAAPQHNLQVNTWAEDIDTRRIELEEGSSDVMAGLPDNKQIVPYGIMPNVACDESSVVFGALHRLRLSRSDIIRWLRSPIMHTTLDGFFVRLRFGKWEEALGGTGYHVARLNGALDRNRLSVTIRNSTCQVDSRFVSNHDFHEDELKAWWSAAMKGEWKLPSKEELSMKLRERELLRS; this comes from the exons ATGAGCCCCCTTTCTGAGCTGGTGTGGTCTCCGGATGAGGGTTTGAGCATTAAAATTGCAGCATCCAGCCTAAGCACTAGGAAGGCTTCTCTTCGCTGGAATGCAGATACATTGAGCATAGTAATATCTTCACCCCAACAaagtggtgctggtggtgcaaAGAGCAGTGATAACATATATGATAACCTAGAGGTGTCAGAAAAGATGCCATCACAACTACGGACTCGCAGTGACAGCTCAGTGAGAGTAACAGCTAACCCAAATAGAATTGCTACCCTTGATGCCCTACGATCTACGTCTATGAGATCGCATGAGCAAGATTCAA GGATCAATGTTATGAACGAAGGGAAAGAAGGGTCTGAAAACTGCTGCATGGATAAGCCAGAGGACATGAAAGTGGGTAGTTGTCCAACAAGACGTTGCGAGGATGCTTCCCACA GTTCAccttccagaaaagaagtcatgGCTAGTGTTTCAGAAAACCAGGTTTACTGTGCAACCACAGTCCATAATGAAAGATCTTGGGCAACTAATGCGTGGCGTGCTCGATTAATAAAAGCAGTTTGTCAGAAAGATTCTATGTTGCCAAAGAACACAGAGAATGCATTGCCACCTTCTTCCTTAGGAATTTCATGTGATGCAGGAGAGTTCTCAGGCAAATTGGTAGGTTTCGTAGGTAACAGAAATGTTCAGACTCTGGGCAATGATAGCGATCTAATTAGTAATGTTCCAGCCATTCATTCTCATGGCAAGCACCAAGACCCGGTTCTGCAGGAAAGCCATAAGGATGAGCCTGTTGTTGCGAGAGGGGAGTCAGCATCTGCTGTCAATGCTGTTGAAAAATGCGAGTCAGCACCTGGAGTTGATGCCAGAAAGCTTGAGAAGGGCAAGGAAAAAGTTATATACAATGACAGCAATTTTGTTAGCAATACAAAGGAGAGTGATGACAGCAATGAGAGCATAGAGAGCTGTACGAGTACAAAGGCGCCAAAGCGGAAGCATTCGCAATGTTCTGAAGCCAAGCTGCCATttggaaacaaaagatttagAAGGGGAGACAATGAGAGTTCTTGCTCAGGTTTACTGGAAAAATGTGGTAGCTCTTTCTTTAACTGGATGTCATCACTCACAAATGGGTTACCCATGCTTGATGAAGCCACTGCTGCCGTTCCACTTGATCAGAAGTTTTCAGCAAGTACAGGAGAAGGATCTGCTGCACCTCCCCTGCCACTTCAAAACAACAGTGGCATTCCTATGCACTCTGTTGGCTTCAATTCACTCTTCCAGTCTCTGTATACTCGTAATGTTATGATAACTTCAAGAAATAACTGCCATCAATTAGGCACCGGACATGTTTCCAATAGACTGGCCCTGGAACTAAATAATAGCAATTCTGTGTTGGACAAACAAATTGGCATGGGCAGAGAAACTATTAATGTGACTGCTGAGACTTTAGCTGCTGAACGCTTACAAATGGTTTCTGGTGGCAGTAAAGGAAATTTTCATAATCAAATCGACATTTTCCCAACGAGACTAGAAAGAAATATGAAACTGCCGAACTCCAGTCAGTTTTGTTCTAAATCTctagaagaaaaacaaaatgagTGCACTGTCGGTTGCTCAAATGATGCAACAAGAAATAAAGGTGGTTTTGGGGAAAGCTTGTGGGTAAGTCGGCTTTTGCCAAAAACATCATTGGAAGTGATGGAGGCAACACCATGCAATGCAGACAGTGCTGTTAATCCAAACGCTGTGGGTGACAAATTGTATTGTCCATCTCTTCAAAATTTTAATGCAGAGAAGGAATTAAACGGTGCACAAAACCTCACTAGCAGAGGAAGCAGCGATGGTGCAACAAGTAGTAAATATCCAGCAATGCCTCCAGAAGAACCTAAGCAATCTGAAACAATGGCTTCTGTTTTTGCAAAGAGATTGGATGCACTTAGACATGCAAAGACCTCTGCAGTAAGGTTGGCTATCGCATGTGATCGTGGAATGCCCAAACTGAATAACCACAAAACAAACTCTTTTGTTGTTAGTTACAATAGCTGTGATGAGCTAGAGGCGGGACAGGAAACTCATAAATCTTCTAGTGGAAATGGAAGAATAGTTTTGTGGGCACATGACAAAGGTAAGGAACAAAGTAACGAAGAATTAAGAGGAAACATGTCTGAGCACAAGCATCAGGATCATGGAGGGAGCACAGCTGCTCCTCAGCATAATTTACAAGTGAACACATGGGCCGAAGATATTGATACAAGAAGAATAGAATTGGAGGAAGGCAGCTCAGATGTTATGGCTGGTCTGCCAGATAACAAGCAAATTGTACCTTATGGCATTATGCCCAATGTTGCCTGTGATGAATCAAGTGTTGTTTTTGGAGCCTTACATAGGCTTCGCTTGTCTCGCTCGGATATAATAAG ATGGCTGAGATCACCAATCATGCACACTACCTTAGATGGCTTTTTTGTGCGACTACGATTTGGTAAATGGGAGGAAGCATTGGGTGGCACTGGATACCATGTTGCTCGCCTGAATG GAGCACTGGATAGGAATCGCCTTTCGGTAACGATCAGAAATTCAACCTGTCAAGTAGATTCTCGCTTTGTATCCAACCACGACTTCCACGAG GATGAGCTGAAAGCATGGTGGTCTGCTGCCATGAAGGGTGAATGGAAGCTACCATCAAAAGAAGAGCTGAGTATGAAGCTAAGAGAAAGAGAGCTACTTCGTTCTTAG